The proteins below come from a single Halobacteriovorax sp. DA5 genomic window:
- a CDS encoding response regulator transcription factor, whose amino-acid sequence MTMATDKEIWILEDDEGCRFVYEQTLVHRYNNLRFFTSIEEFQNALSNTEKNPALIIADLMLDDGNFMTYLNHSKDRRLMVIPFIIVSSIDDIDALRFCFMEGALDYLTKPFKKNELIVKIENVFNGSPRRMVQPIAHKSMLLDGKEVEHLTSKQKQLLGLFINSPHRIVSRDDILDNVWGDTTVHPKTVDVHLYNLRRKLHDYGYIIRSEGGGKWSLIPDTYEKVASSDESNVSSSSNDSDNSVSENTY is encoded by the coding sequence ATGACAATGGCAACGGACAAGGAAATTTGGATTTTAGAGGATGATGAGGGATGTCGTTTTGTTTACGAACAAACTCTCGTTCACCGCTACAACAACTTAAGATTTTTTACTTCTATTGAAGAGTTTCAAAATGCTCTATCAAATACTGAAAAGAATCCAGCACTAATCATTGCAGATCTTATGCTTGATGATGGTAACTTCATGACTTACTTAAATCATTCAAAAGATCGTCGTTTAATGGTGATTCCATTTATCATCGTTTCAAGTATCGATGATATTGATGCACTGAGATTCTGTTTTATGGAAGGTGCACTTGATTACTTAACAAAACCATTTAAGAAAAATGAGTTAATCGTTAAGATTGAAAATGTATTCAATGGTAGTCCAAGAAGAATGGTTCAACCAATTGCTCACAAGTCGATGCTGCTAGATGGTAAAGAAGTAGAGCACTTAACTAGTAAACAAAAACAACTACTGGGACTATTTATTAATTCTCCACATCGTATCGTAAGTCGCGATGATATCTTAGATAATGTTTGGGGAGATACAACTGTTCACCCAAAAACAGTGGATGTTCACTTATATAACCTAAGAAGAAAGCTTCATGATTACGGTTATATTATTCGTTCAGAAGGTGGCGGTAAGTGGTCACTTATTCCTGATACATATGAAAAAGTTGCAAGTTCAGATGAGTCAAATGTTTCATCTAGTTCTAATGACAGTGATAATTCTGTTTCAGAAAATACATATTAA
- the cmoA gene encoding carboxy-S-adenosyl-L-methionine synthase CmoA, with protein MENKFLNAGKDEVFAKKIEKISDFEFNQDVASVFDDMVSRSIPNYHEIHKIIIDLTRRFYQSGTVYDFGCSTGTTMLLMADYFRQNDKELPQFIGIDTSRPMLEKAAQKLKSHGLQDNVELLEESITDVKIENAGMAIMNYTLQFLPVEERLNVLKNIYNGLNDNGCFILAEKIICQDEQIDNLLIDLYYDFKRRNGYSEMEIAQKREALENVLRPLTPQQQLKMLDEAGFKKSEMIFRWYNFACYLCIK; from the coding sequence ATGGAAAATAAATTTTTAAACGCTGGCAAAGACGAAGTTTTTGCAAAGAAAATTGAAAAAATATCAGATTTTGAATTCAATCAAGATGTGGCCTCTGTATTTGATGACATGGTATCGCGAAGTATTCCAAATTATCATGAGATTCATAAAATCATCATCGACCTAACAAGACGCTTCTATCAATCTGGAACAGTTTATGACTTTGGTTGTTCGACAGGAACGACGATGCTTTTAATGGCCGATTACTTTCGCCAAAACGACAAAGAGCTTCCACAGTTTATCGGTATTGATACTTCAAGACCGATGCTTGAAAAGGCAGCACAGAAGCTTAAGTCTCACGGTCTACAAGATAATGTTGAGTTATTAGAAGAGTCGATCACTGATGTAAAAATTGAAAATGCCGGTATGGCAATCATGAACTACACTCTTCAATTTCTACCAGTTGAAGAGCGCCTTAATGTTCTTAAAAATATCTATAACGGGCTTAATGATAATGGCTGTTTTATTTTGGCCGAAAAAATTATCTGCCAAGATGAGCAAATTGATAATCTTTTGATTGATCTTTATTATGATTTCAAACGTAGAAATGGATATAGTGAGATGGAGATTGCTCAAAAACGAGAGGCCCTAGAAAATGTCCTGAGGCCCCTAACTCCACAACAACAACTTAAAATGTTAGATGAAGCAGGCTTTAAGAAATCTGAAATGATTTTTAGATGGTATAATTTTGCTTGTTACCTATGTATCAAATAG
- a CDS encoding 7TM diverse intracellular signaling domain-containing protein, which translates to MIKFIYRFLLLLLLFIPAKEILATESIVQINKETFKDQNHNISKYVEYKLSDNKEYTPDGFTTNDKSVLNLEYTNKNIYLRVQFKNSLEHSVHKELYFNTHTFRLNEVYFLNQDSKQLSNFPKDKINSNTTLHKSLSIDLNPGEKKTIVIKTHSLHKFDTKALLADTKYIQKTEQTRIISLSIYLGFMCTLLIYNLILGMINKESIYIVYSVFIFFMINSVLALSGYTQGVLSLDNHIKYLGVYAMISCNYLYKFTKDLLSIDFFKKPIIKKTEKVYALISITLITSIVFSFFDSYNFIIGPLVDIYILTLVIFIIYISIYTNITNPTIESKVYLLSWLIMNVGIFAYFATIYGFFTDNDFTQNSILLGNMVESFTLSIALSLKINRLQKENEISFIKNLDKQKYIRLLRVLSHDIANSLFVIIGYSSRYIRRGYVEEARAWPKVYSACMHIKDILDNVKAEQELINNEPQLDYVEIKSLLDNIQTIFTPQCERKKISIEVPEIKQELRVYSNLAILTHQILGNIISNSIKFTQNEGMIKISCTQVDQALKLEIQDNGIGISKKKLEQIYNKIDTGISFGTLGEKGSGFGYFIIRSYCELLKIKFTIERKPVGTLVALYIPLNSPQKL; encoded by the coding sequence GTGATCAAGTTCATTTATCGTTTCTTATTATTGCTTCTTCTTTTCATTCCAGCAAAAGAAATTCTCGCTACAGAGTCAATTGTACAAATTAATAAAGAGACTTTCAAAGATCAAAATCATAATATTTCAAAATATGTTGAATATAAGCTATCTGATAATAAAGAATACACACCAGATGGATTCACGACGAACGATAAAAGTGTTTTAAACTTAGAATACACAAATAAAAATATTTATCTACGCGTTCAATTTAAAAACTCACTCGAGCATTCTGTACATAAAGAGCTGTATTTTAATACTCACACTTTTAGATTAAATGAAGTTTACTTTCTCAATCAAGACAGTAAGCAACTTTCTAATTTTCCTAAAGATAAAATCAATTCAAATACGACACTCCATAAATCGCTAAGTATCGATCTAAATCCAGGAGAGAAAAAAACGATTGTTATCAAAACTCATAGTCTTCATAAGTTTGATACAAAGGCCTTGCTTGCTGATACTAAATATATTCAAAAGACAGAGCAAACCAGGATCATTAGCTTATCTATTTATCTAGGCTTTATGTGTACGTTATTAATATATAACCTGATTCTTGGAATGATAAATAAAGAATCAATCTATATTGTCTACTCAGTCTTTATCTTTTTTATGATTAACTCTGTCTTAGCATTATCTGGATACACACAAGGAGTTCTTTCTTTAGACAACCATATTAAATACCTTGGTGTCTATGCCATGATTTCATGTAACTACTTATATAAGTTTACAAAAGATCTCTTGAGTATCGACTTCTTTAAGAAGCCTATTATTAAGAAGACAGAAAAAGTTTATGCTCTGATATCAATTACTCTAATCACCTCAATCGTCTTCTCTTTCTTTGATTCTTATAATTTTATCATTGGACCACTTGTCGATATTTACATCTTAACACTTGTGATCTTCATTATTTATATTTCGATATATACAAATATTACAAACCCAACGATTGAATCAAAAGTCTATCTTCTTTCATGGCTCATCATGAACGTTGGAATCTTTGCTTACTTTGCGACTATCTATGGATTCTTTACCGATAATGACTTCACTCAAAACTCTATCCTCTTAGGAAATATGGTTGAATCATTTACTCTTTCAATTGCCTTAAGCCTTAAGATAAACAGGCTACAAAAAGAGAATGAAATTAGCTTTATAAAGAATCTAGATAAGCAGAAATATATTCGCTTACTAAGAGTTCTTTCACACGATATTGCAAATTCTTTATTTGTTATCATTGGTTATTCAAGCCGTTATATTCGACGTGGTTACGTTGAAGAAGCTAGAGCGTGGCCAAAAGTCTATTCGGCCTGTATGCACATTAAAGATATTCTCGATAACGTTAAGGCCGAACAGGAATTAATTAATAATGAGCCACAGCTTGATTATGTAGAGATTAAGAGTTTACTGGATAATATTCAAACTATCTTTACACCTCAATGTGAACGAAAGAAAATCTCAATCGAGGTTCCTGAGATTAAACAAGAGCTTAGAGTTTATTCAAATCTCGCCATCCTTACTCATCAGATTCTTGGAAATATCATCTCCAACTCAATAAAATTTACTCAAAATGAAGGAATGATAAAGATCTCATGTACGCAAGTGGATCAAGCTTTAAAGCTAGAAATACAAGACAACGGTATAGGGATAAGTAAAAAGAAGCTTGAACAAATCTATAATAAGATTGATACGGGAATAAGTTTTGGAACTTTAGGAGAAAAAGGTTCCGGTTTTGGTTACTTCATTATTCGCTCATATTGCGAATTACTTAAGATAAAGTTCACAATTGAGCGAAAACCCGTAGGTACTCTAGTCGCACTTTATATCCCCCTTAATAGTCCACAGAAGCTATAA
- a CDS encoding Type 1 glutamine amidotransferase-like domain-containing protein yields MKIGLYGGGDFCDNVEIDEHILELCNSESPSITFIPAGSYESELDFIDLIMAYKKIGFKRFIHLPVDHEFDRTLKEEALQSDVIHLGGGNTFYFLKHLKESGMFEELIDYVENGGILTGLSAGAIITTPNIMTASFPPWDRDDNDDDVTDFKAMNIIDFEFFPHYRKSKRYDDELKRHSIFSRFPIYACPDGSGLVVTDEEIVVHGECYIFEKGQKYKL; encoded by the coding sequence ATGAAAATTGGATTATATGGTGGTGGCGACTTTTGTGATAATGTCGAAATTGACGAACATATCTTAGAGCTTTGTAATAGTGAATCTCCAAGTATAACTTTTATTCCAGCAGGTTCCTACGAATCAGAATTAGATTTTATCGATTTAATTATGGCCTATAAGAAAATAGGTTTTAAAAGGTTTATCCATCTTCCTGTTGATCATGAATTTGACAGAACTCTCAAAGAAGAGGCACTTCAAAGTGACGTGATTCATCTCGGTGGAGGTAATACGTTTTATTTCTTAAAGCACTTAAAAGAAAGTGGGATGTTTGAAGAACTCATCGATTATGTCGAAAATGGTGGAATTTTAACAGGCCTTTCAGCTGGTGCAATTATTACGACTCCAAATATTATGACAGCATCATTTCCGCCATGGGATCGTGATGATAATGACGATGATGTCACAGACTTTAAGGCCATGAATATTATTGATTTCGAGTTTTTTCCTCATTATCGTAAATCAAAACGCTACGATGACGAGTTAAAGAGACATTCTATATTCTCTCGTTTTCCAATTTATGCTTGTCCTGATGGGAGTGGCCTAGTCGTTACTGATGAAGAAATTGTTGTTCATGGAGAGTGCTATATTTTTGAAAAGGGCCAAAAATATAAACTATAA
- a CDS encoding DsbA family protein, producing the protein MKKNLNFYFDFTSPYSYLSMLQLDAGLLSEKYEINFCPVMVGRLFALNEMSAPAQTKNKALYLFKEALRTADKMEVKLTSPKMLPFNSLPYLRMALGLRDDKLKQANFILNTFHFGWKYGHDFNDYDQFKEFITEKCLTLEEYERLDSDRNLKKELKLVINEAFDKGVFGVPTFEVDDDFYWGNHNIDFLAKNKFLDYNEHEEFINFKKFFEEEK; encoded by the coding sequence ATGAAAAAAAACTTAAATTTCTACTTTGATTTTACATCTCCTTACTCATACTTAAGTATGTTGCAGTTAGACGCAGGGCTTCTTTCTGAGAAATATGAAATTAACTTCTGTCCAGTGATGGTGGGAAGGCTATTTGCATTAAATGAGATGAGTGCTCCTGCACAAACTAAGAATAAAGCACTCTACTTATTTAAAGAGGCGTTAAGGACAGCGGATAAAATGGAAGTAAAACTTACTTCACCAAAAATGCTTCCGTTCAATTCTTTACCTTACTTAAGAATGGCCCTTGGACTTAGGGATGATAAATTAAAACAGGCAAACTTTATTCTTAATACATTTCATTTTGGTTGGAAATACGGTCATGATTTTAATGACTATGATCAGTTTAAAGAATTTATTACTGAAAAATGTTTGACACTAGAAGAGTATGAACGTTTAGATAGTGATCGTAATTTAAAGAAAGAATTAAAGCTTGTTATCAATGAAGCGTTTGATAAAGGCGTCTTTGGTGTTCCAACATTTGAAGTTGACGATGATTTTTATTGGGGGAACCACAATATAGACTTTCTCGCTAAAAATAAATTTTTAGATTATAATGAACACGAAGAATTTATTAACTTTAAAAAATTCTTCGAGGAAGAAAAATGA
- a CDS encoding nitrogen regulation protein NR(II): MNKPNSSFRKELLNSNIHYCHIDFDGDCIYVNDLYLGYGLTVGTNLFQYTPDEKKGFFLEQVERVKNGEACHFFSESINLLGERDQWEIWLQPGYSATGTSPSFIEVYSRNINAGAENFISTLFKNFYTATDDDLFILNNQLVILDINKVTKQSLVGNKFSEVIFDDEEYLFFLNTFEQAKRLDGVALKVTHPIYRKRRSKKRFCRISVTYIVIQGVGRYMVQIRDVHQEHINRVTLKMQEKQFEEFERWRSLGQMSAGIAHEINNPLCIIRIQAEQLKDRYAGKIKDSDPSYMKKLESIIKQVDRIENIANSLKIYSRSSNSITKEIHNLDNLIQDSLGLFQAQTGREIYIDFKNPFSDLEVACKKNEFYQIILNLLTNSYQAVHQFESLEKCWIKIWVEESMLDQFTIYVQDGGDGIKDNVAKDIFTPFFTTKDVGEGTGLGLSISKKLALENNMILDFEKDFEYTTFSISLGQNIVRPSVDA, translated from the coding sequence GTGAATAAACCGAATAGTAGCTTTCGCAAGGAGCTATTAAATTCGAATATCCATTACTGTCACATCGATTTTGATGGAGATTGCATTTATGTGAATGATTTATATCTCGGTTATGGGTTAACTGTTGGCACTAATTTATTTCAATATACTCCTGATGAAAAGAAGGGGTTCTTTCTTGAACAAGTCGAAAGAGTAAAGAATGGTGAAGCTTGCCACTTCTTTTCTGAATCAATCAATTTATTAGGCGAAAGAGATCAGTGGGAGATTTGGCTACAGCCAGGTTATTCAGCTACAGGGACAAGCCCGTCATTTATTGAGGTTTACAGTCGTAATATTAATGCCGGAGCTGAGAATTTTATCTCGACTCTGTTCAAAAATTTCTATACCGCCACCGATGATGATTTATTCATTCTTAATAATCAACTTGTGATCTTAGATATAAATAAGGTGACAAAGCAAAGTCTTGTGGGAAACAAGTTTTCAGAAGTTATCTTTGATGATGAAGAGTATTTGTTCTTCTTAAATACTTTTGAACAAGCAAAACGTTTGGACGGCGTGGCCTTAAAAGTTACTCATCCTATTTATCGCAAGCGTCGTTCTAAAAAAAGATTTTGTCGTATTAGTGTAACCTATATTGTTATTCAAGGTGTTGGACGTTATATGGTTCAAATTCGCGATGTTCATCAAGAACATATCAATCGCGTAACTTTGAAAATGCAAGAAAAGCAATTTGAAGAATTTGAAAGATGGCGCTCTCTTGGACAAATGTCTGCAGGAATTGCACACGAAATAAATAATCCATTATGTATCATACGCATTCAGGCCGAACAGTTGAAAGATCGTTATGCTGGTAAGATCAAGGATTCCGATCCTTCTTATATGAAAAAGTTAGAGAGTATTATTAAGCAAGTGGATCGCATTGAAAATATTGCTAATAGTTTAAAGATTTACTCTCGCTCCTCAAACTCAATTACTAAAGAGATACATAACCTTGATAACTTAATACAGGATTCATTGGGATTATTTCAGGCCCAAACTGGTCGAGAAATTTATATTGATTTTAAAAATCCGTTTAGTGACTTAGAAGTAGCGTGTAAAAAAAATGAGTTCTATCAAATCATTTTAAACTTGCTCACTAACTCTTATCAGGCGGTTCATCAATTTGAATCTCTTGAGAAATGTTGGATAAAAATTTGGGTTGAAGAGTCAATGTTAGATCAGTTCACTATCTACGTACAGGATGGTGGTGATGGGATTAAAGATAATGTTGCTAAAGATATCTTCACACCATTCTTCACAACGAAAGATGTCGGTGAAGGAACAGGTCTTGGTCTTAGTATTTCGAAAAAGTTAGCATTAGAAAATAATATGATTTTAGATTTTGAAAAAGACTTTGAGTATACAACGTTTTCAATATCGCTAGGCCAAAACATAGTAAGGCCTAGCGTCGATGCTTAA
- the cmoB gene encoding tRNA 5-methoxyuridine(34)/uridine 5-oxyacetic acid(34) synthase CmoB translates to MDSLEYLEKFGNRVDIESLRQLKADKLQMFRTKYQKEYKEIFDVIPSLQENSSETLETATKLIPWRKGPFQVGELDIDAEWRSDKKWERLKESLPNLKDKVVLDVGCNNGYYMFEMAKQEPKLVLGIDPVLHNQAQFEFINHFKKYDNLKFELFGIEDLPNFRSFFDVVFSMGVLYHHRHPLEQLISIRESLVPGGEMIMETIGIPGEETICLFPEDRYSKMRNVWFLPTLSCLKNWINRTGFIDMEVVSVSTTNFEEQRQTKWCPPPHQSLEDFLDTEDQTKTVEGYPAPVRFCIRAKKKPNSPIKTF, encoded by the coding sequence ATGGATAGTTTAGAGTATTTAGAAAAATTTGGTAATCGTGTTGATATTGAATCTTTAAGACAACTTAAAGCAGACAAGCTTCAAATGTTTCGCACAAAATATCAGAAAGAATACAAAGAGATCTTTGATGTCATCCCATCTCTTCAAGAGAACTCGAGCGAAACCCTTGAGACTGCGACAAAGCTTATTCCATGGCGAAAAGGACCTTTTCAAGTTGGTGAGCTTGATATTGATGCCGAATGGCGCTCAGATAAAAAATGGGAAAGACTAAAAGAATCTCTTCCAAATTTAAAAGATAAGGTTGTTTTAGATGTAGGCTGTAATAACGGCTACTATATGTTTGAGATGGCCAAACAAGAACCAAAGTTAGTTCTTGGAATTGATCCTGTCTTACACAATCAGGCCCAATTTGAATTCATTAATCACTTTAAGAAATATGATAATTTAAAATTTGAATTATTTGGTATCGAAGATCTTCCAAACTTTAGATCATTCTTTGATGTTGTTTTCTCGATGGGCGTTCTCTATCATCACCGTCATCCACTTGAGCAATTAATCTCCATCAGAGAATCTCTTGTTCCTGGAGGAGAAATGATTATGGAAACAATTGGTATTCCAGGAGAGGAGACAATCTGCCTATTCCCAGAAGATCGTTACTCAAAGATGAGAAATGTATGGTTTCTTCCAACTCTAAGCTGTCTTAAGAATTGGATTAATCGAACAGGCTTCATTGATATGGAAGTTGTCTCTGTTTCAACGACAAATTTTGAAGAACAAAGACAAACGAAATGGTGTCCTCCACCACATCAATCCCTTGAGGACTTCTTAGATACTGAAGATCAAACGAAAACAGTAGAAGGCTATCCTGCTCCAGTAAGGTTTTGTATTAGAGCAAAGAAAAAGCCGAATTCACCAATAAAGACTTTTTAA
- a CDS encoding DUF962 domain-containing protein, which produces MRSLETWLEMYGESHQNKTNQRIHEVCVPLITWSLLGMLWAIPKPALFGYFNWAWAFVILASLFYLSLKNLKAITVALSLVIPFMLLTQFFLVNFLAEYFFITWIVVFVVAWVGQFIGHKIEGKKPSFFEDLQFLLIGPIWIFLGKKS; this is translated from the coding sequence ATGAGAAGTTTAGAAACGTGGCTTGAGATGTACGGTGAATCTCATCAGAATAAAACAAATCAACGCATTCACGAAGTATGTGTTCCATTGATTACTTGGTCACTATTGGGAATGCTTTGGGCGATTCCAAAGCCTGCACTCTTTGGCTATTTTAATTGGGCATGGGCCTTTGTTATTCTTGCTAGTCTTTTTTATCTTTCACTAAAAAACTTAAAGGCCATCACTGTCGCTCTTAGCTTAGTGATTCCATTTATGCTCTTAACACAATTTTTTCTTGTTAATTTTTTAGCGGAATATTTTTTTATTACTTGGATTGTTGTCTTTGTTGTTGCTTGGGTTGGGCAGTTTATTGGTCACAAAATAGAAGGAAAGAAGCCTTCTTTTTTTGAAGATCTTCAATTCCTTCTTATTGGACCTATTTGGATTTTTCTAGGTAAGAAGTCCTAG
- a CDS encoding alpha/beta hydrolase — protein MKTDLNTQLLNSFYIPASDITPTNAQKVMIILHGLGDSLESYKIFTQEINVTGLSYLLLNAPKKYYFGYSWYDIPPNNPVPGIENSVKTLTKIINEIVEKNSNIDYSDIFIGGFSQGGCVSLETAYQLDHKLGGIVLMSPRIYPERRPQQLSKCLKETAIFCAHGSLDPVIDINQTKAGIDHLVSLGANAQFHAYEMEHEIDIDEVIQLRNWLNEHL, from the coding sequence ATGAAAACTGACCTAAATACACAACTACTAAACTCTTTTTATATCCCTGCAAGTGACATCACTCCAACTAATGCCCAAAAGGTTATGATTATCCTACACGGGCTTGGAGACAGTCTTGAGTCTTACAAAATATTCACACAAGAAATCAATGTAACAGGTTTAAGCTACCTGCTTTTAAACGCTCCAAAGAAGTATTACTTCGGCTACAGTTGGTACGATATTCCACCTAATAATCCTGTCCCTGGAATTGAAAACAGCGTCAAAACTCTAACCAAGATTATTAATGAGATCGTAGAAAAAAATAGCAATATCGACTACTCGGACATCTTTATCGGTGGCTTTTCTCAAGGTGGTTGCGTGAGCCTTGAGACGGCCTATCAACTCGATCACAAACTAGGAGGAATTGTTCTAATGTCCCCTAGAATTTATCCAGAAAGAAGACCTCAGCAATTGTCAAAATGCCTCAAAGAAACGGCCATTTTTTGCGCTCATGGAAGCCTTGATCCAGTAATTGACATTAATCAAACAAAGGCCGGAATTGATCATCTTGTAAGCCTAGGGGCCAATGCACAATTCCATGCCTATGAAATGGAGCATGAAATTGATATTGATGAAGTGATTCAGCTACGTAACTGGTTGAATGAACATCTATAA
- the grxD gene encoding Grx4 family monothiol glutaredoxin — protein MSDNPFNILGKESTPINQGEAVSGADKSKELNEQIEALIGSADLFLFMKGTPDMPMCGFSANTIAMLNSVGKPYKTFNILEDMDIREGVKVYSNWPTYPQLYFKGELVGGNDIITEMFQSGQLQEVLNS, from the coding sequence ATGAGCGATAATCCATTCAACATTCTAGGTAAAGAATCTACTCCTATCAATCAAGGAGAAGCTGTTTCTGGTGCCGATAAATCAAAAGAACTAAATGAGCAAATCGAAGCACTAATTGGGTCTGCTGATCTTTTCTTATTCATGAAAGGTACACCTGATATGCCAATGTGTGGTTTTTCAGCAAATACAATTGCAATGCTAAACTCTGTTGGTAAACCTTATAAGACTTTTAACATTTTAGAAGATATGGATATTAGAGAAGGTGTAAAAGTTTACTCTAACTGGCCAACTTACCCACAACTTTACTTCAAGGGTGAGCTTGTAGGTGGTAATGATATTATCACTGAGATGTTCCAATCTGGACAACTACAAGAAGTTCTAAATAGCTAA
- a CDS encoding 50S ribosomal protein L25, translating into MSTTSILKVETRKPGRSTTQMRKDGYIPGTIYGKGFAGAQFMVPKQGLSKFLHTSGKVFEVEFEGKKHLVTLADVQRGHLGTDFVHCSFHKVSAKEKVVISLPIHFVGEAIGTKAGGLVNFNMHEVEVEGLPKDMPEFLEFDITGLELDGHWALEHFSLPTGLAWSIDPTASVVSCHLPKVVVEPEVEETEMVVETHADAAEEKEEAAS; encoded by the coding sequence GTGTCAACAACTAGTATTTTAAAAGTTGAAACAAGAAAACCGGGAAGATCAACAACTCAAATGAGAAAAGACGGATATATTCCAGGAACTATTTATGGAAAAGGTTTTGCAGGAGCTCAGTTTATGGTTCCAAAGCAAGGTCTTTCTAAATTCCTACACACTTCAGGAAAAGTATTTGAAGTAGAATTTGAAGGTAAGAAGCACCTTGTAACTCTAGCAGATGTTCAAAGAGGTCACCTCGGGACAGACTTTGTACATTGCTCATTCCATAAAGTATCTGCAAAAGAGAAAGTAGTTATTTCTCTTCCAATCCACTTTGTAGGTGAAGCTATTGGTACAAAAGCAGGTGGTCTAGTTAACTTCAATATGCATGAAGTTGAAGTAGAAGGTCTACCAAAAGATATGCCAGAATTCTTAGAATTCGATATCACTGGTCTTGAGCTTGATGGACACTGGGCACTTGAGCACTTCTCTCTACCAACGGGTCTAGCTTGGTCAATCGATCCAACTGCATCAGTTGTATCTTGTCACCTTCCAAAAGTTGTCGTTGAGCCAGAAGTTGAAGAAACTGAAATGGTTGTTGAGACTCACGCTGACGCAGCTGAAGAAAAAGAAGAAGCAGCTTCATAA
- a CDS encoding peptidylprolyl isomerase: MKLKLKLLFIILIGLSVHADTKVMMQTNYGDITIKLYDKKAPETVKNFLSYVNSGFYNGTIFHRVIDGFMIQGGGYDTSLKKKKTEKPIKNEATNGLSNVLGTIAMARTSVINSATSQFFINVKDNNFLDHSGPTPSQYGYAVFGKVVSGMAVVNRIKKSKTGRNGPFQNLPASNIEIKKVYVLP; the protein is encoded by the coding sequence ATGAAATTGAAATTAAAACTACTTTTTATTATCTTAATTGGCCTAAGCGTTCATGCAGACACTAAGGTTATGATGCAGACAAATTATGGGGACATCACTATTAAGCTGTATGATAAAAAGGCACCCGAAACAGTAAAAAACTTTTTAAGCTACGTTAATTCTGGATTCTACAATGGAACTATTTTTCACCGTGTTATTGACGGATTCATGATTCAAGGTGGGGGATACGATACAAGTCTTAAGAAGAAAAAAACAGAAAAGCCAATTAAGAACGAAGCAACAAATGGCCTAAGTAATGTTCTTGGAACAATTGCAATGGCAAGAACTTCTGTGATTAACTCTGCAACTTCTCAATTCTTTATTAACGTAAAAGATAATAACTTCCTGGATCACTCAGGGCCGACTCCATCTCAGTATGGTTACGCTGTATTTGGAAAGGTTGTTAGTGGAATGGCAGTTGTTAATAGAATCAAGAAGTCAAAAACTGGAAGAAATGGTCCATTTCAAAATCTTCCAGCTTCAAATATTGAGATTAAGAAGGTTTACGTCCTACCTTAA
- a CDS encoding YbaN family protein → MINKSRKAIYLSFGIAFVILAFIGIFLPLIPTTPFLLLSAYFFSQSNEKYYQWLLDHKIFGPIITDWNKYGVVSVKSKIIAISMIVALFSYTLIYVEVNPTIKVIVSLIGIGVIVFLLTRPSKRKL, encoded by the coding sequence ATGATTAATAAGAGCAGAAAGGCCATTTACCTTAGTTTCGGAATTGCATTTGTGATTCTTGCTTTTATTGGTATTTTTCTTCCTCTTATTCCAACAACTCCTTTTCTTCTTTTAAGTGCCTACTTCTTTTCGCAAAGTAATGAAAAGTACTATCAGTGGCTACTAGATCATAAGATTTTTGGCCCAATTATTACTGACTGGAATAAATATGGAGTTGTGAGTGTAAAATCTAAAATCATTGCCATCTCAATGATCGTAGCACTCTTTTCATATACGCTAATTTACGTTGAAGTGAATCCGACGATAAAAGTTATCGTTTCATTAATTGGTATTGGAGTTATTGTTTTCTTGCTAACAAGACCGAGTAAAAGAAAGTTATAG